Part of the Nitrospirota bacterium genome, GGGATGCGGAGTTTTTTAAAGAAGTAAAAAAACTCAAATTTAACATATCTACGATTGTTGCTTTTGGCTCTACTCACAGGGCAGGGCATAAAGTTCACGATGACCCGAACATAAAGGCCCTTATTAATTCTGAGACCCCTGTAGTTACTATTTTTGGGAAATCATGGGATTTTCATGTAAAAGAGGCGCTGAAAATATCCCTTTCTCAGAATCTTGAACTTATCCACAACTCTGTTGCTTATCTTAAAAAAAGAGTTGACAGGGTATTTTTTGATGCTGAACACTTCTTTGACGGATACAAGTCAAACCCTGAATACGCTATTAAGGCTTTAAAATCAGCAGAGTCTGCAGGAACTGACTGCCTGGTTCTCTGTGATACTAACGGAGGAACATTACCTACAGACCTGAGGGCAATAATGGGTAAAGTGCTGAAAATGGTAAAGACTCCGGTTGGTATACACGCGCATAACGATGCCGAATGTGCAGTTGCAAACTCCATAATTGCTGTTGAATTAGGCGCTATACAGGTGCAGGGCACAATGAATGGCCTGGGCGAGAGATGCGGCAATGCCAACCTGTGCTCTGTAATACCGAACTTAAAGTTAAAGCTTAACTATGATTGCATAACTGGTGAACAATTAAGGAAATTAAAAGAGGTTTCACGATTTGTTACTGAGATTGCAAATTTAAGGCATTTCAAGCGGCAGCCATTTGTCGGTGATAGTGCTTTTGCCCATAAAGCAGGGATTCATGTAAGCGCTGTCCAGAAAAGGCCTGAGACTTACGAGCATATAAAACCCGAACTTGTTGGCAACTATCAGAGGATACTTATCTCTGACCTTGGAGGCAGGAGCAATATATTGAGAAAGGCAAAGGATTTTGGAATAGAGTTTAAACCTGACTCCCCACAGGTTCAGGAAATAGTAGGTACTTTAAAAGACCTCGAAAATCAGGGTTTCCAGTTTGAAGGTGCTGAGGCATCATTTGAACTCCTGATGAAAAAAACCATCGGCCTGCACAGGAGATTCTTTGATCTGATAGGCTTCAGGGTAATCGTTGAAAAACGGAAAGAAGGCGAGGAGCCGGTGAGTGAAGCCACAATAATGGTCAGGGTGGGCGGTAAGGTAGAGCATACTGCTGCAACAGGCAATGGCCCTGTTAATGCCCTCGATAATGCCCTGAGAAAGGCCCTTGAAAAATTCTATCCTGCGCTAAAAGAAGTAAAACTTATTGATTACAAAGTAAGGGTTTTAGCTCCTGGCAAAGGCACTGCTGCCAGGGTAAGGGTTCTAATTGAATCAGGAGATGATAGCCGAAAATGGGGAACCGTAGGGGTCTCTGAAAATATAATCGAGGCATCCTGGCAGGCCCTTGTAGACAGCATTGAGTATAAACTCCTTAGAGGCGCAGAAGAAAAAGAGCGAAAGGCTTAAGCATCCTGTTGAAAAAGTCTCTTTTCTGTCATTTCGAGCGAAGCGAGAAATCTTATACTCGTTAAGATGACACAACTGAGTAGTTTTTCAACAGGCTGGCAAAATTGAACCCTTAAGTTAGGACATACGCGAAACATTTAGGTTCAGGTTACAAAACCTGAACCCTCAAAATGAGGAATTAAATGATAGAAGAAATAGGCATAGTTATAAAAACAGAGGGTTTTATGGCGAAGGTTCTTGTTCAAAAAAGAGGCGTGTGTGAATCATGCCCTGCAACAGGCACATGCAAACCCTCAAATGAGGGTATGGAGATAGAGGCATTGAATCCCATAAATGCAAGGGTGGGGCAGACTGTTAAAATTGTTATGAAGCCCCAGGCATACCTTAAGGGCACAATCCTTGTTTACGGGCTCCCTGTAATTGCACTTATTGGCGGAGCAATACTTGGCAAAAACATTGGAGAGATGTATCTTAAAAATGTAAACTCAGACATTGTGGCTGCAATTATGGGGTTTGCCTGTCTGATAATAACCTTCATAATTATAAAGATCTGGGGCAAAAAAGCAGAGACAAAAGAAGAGTACAAACCGGTTATAGAGGAAATACTTTAGGAATTGAAATTTGAAGATTTTAAATTTTCAATTTTCAATCTTCAATCTTTTGTGGGGGAATCATGGTGAACTTTGATGCAGAAAAAATCAGAAATGTTGCAATAATAGCGCACGGAGGGGCAGGTAAGACCTCTCTTGTTGAGGCTATGCTCTTTGATGCAAAGGCAACTGACAGGATTGGGAAGGTGGAAGATGGAAATACCGTTACAGATTATGAGCCTGAAGAGGTAAACAGGAAGATTTCAATATTATCTGCTATTGCCTTCTGCAACTGGAATGGTTATAGAATTAATCTCATTGATACCCCTGGCTATACAAATTTTATCGAAGATACGAAAGGGTGTCTCAGCGTAGTTGATGGGGCAGTGGTAATAGTCAGTGCCCTTTCAGGCGTGAAGGCCGAGACAGAAAAAGTCTGGCAATATGCCTGCCAGTATGAAATACCGAGAATTGTTTTTATTAATAAGATGGACAGGGAGAATGCCGATTTTTATATGGCTGTTGGAGAGCTTGAGAAATCTTACGACACTCCTGCAATACCGCTACAGATTCCTATGGGGTCAGGCGAGAGTTTTGCAGGCCTCATTGATCTCTTAGGTATGA contains:
- a CDS encoding citramalate synthase, coding for MRQIEIYDTTLRDGAQAEDISFSVEDRLRIAEKLDEFGVHYIEGGWPGSNPRDAEFFKEVKKLKFNISTIVAFGSTHRAGHKVHDDPNIKALINSETPVVTIFGKSWDFHVKEALKISLSQNLELIHNSVAYLKKRVDRVFFDAEHFFDGYKSNPEYAIKALKSAESAGTDCLVLCDTNGGTLPTDLRAIMGKVLKMVKTPVGIHAHNDAECAVANSIIAVELGAIQVQGTMNGLGERCGNANLCSVIPNLKLKLNYDCITGEQLRKLKEVSRFVTEIANLRHFKRQPFVGDSAFAHKAGIHVSAVQKRPETYEHIKPELVGNYQRILISDLGGRSNILRKAKDFGIEFKPDSPQVQEIVGTLKDLENQGFQFEGAEASFELLMKKTIGLHRRFFDLIGFRVIVEKRKEGEEPVSEATIMVRVGGKVEHTAATGNGPVNALDNALRKALEKFYPALKEVKLIDYKVRVLAPGKGTAARVRVLIESGDDSRKWGTVGVSENIIEASWQALVDSIEYKLLRGAEEKERKA
- a CDS encoding SoxR reducing system RseC family protein, which produces MIEEIGIVIKTEGFMAKVLVQKRGVCESCPATGTCKPSNEGMEIEALNPINARVGQTVKIVMKPQAYLKGTILVYGLPVIALIGGAILGKNIGEMYLKNVNSDIVAAIMGFACLIITFIIIKIWGKKAETKEEYKPVIEEIL